A window from Citrus sinensis cultivar Valencia sweet orange chromosome 3, DVS_A1.0, whole genome shotgun sequence encodes these proteins:
- the LOC102608917 gene encoding piezo-type mechanosensitive ion channel homolog isoform X6: protein MDVIVSSRESSMTEHLLPSKHSFFIRESRSGVRHSNVLLRGAVFRTFSINFFTYGFPVSLFALSFWSFHFASICAFGLLAYVGYILYAFPSLFHLHRLNGLLLVFILLWAVSTYIFNVAFSFLNWKLWKDMEIWEMVGLWHYPIPGFFLLAQFCLGVLVALGNLVNNSVFVYLSGEDGRSSSETSTVEVREETKVLIVATIAWGLRKCSRAIMLALIGLLAMKPGFIHAIYMIFFLIYLLSHNVSRKIRESLILLCEAHFALLYLLRIDLISNALRQKDSLSMEILSQLGLLNHDSSWDFLEIALLACFCAIHNHGFQTLFSFSAIVQHTSSPPVGFSILKAGLNKSVLLSVYSASTAKYSHDNSSYERRIASFLSAIGQKILSMYRSCGTYIAFLTILLTVYMVRPNYISFGYIFLLLVWIIGRQLVEKSKRRLWFPLKLYAITVFVFSYSLSCFSSFELWLSRLIDLYFYLDYDSEASLLENVWESIAVLIVMQLYSYERRQSRHYRQDDPNLLDSGLLGFIKRFLVCHSQKILFLAVFYASLSPISALGLVYLLGLVICSTLPKASRIPSKSFLVYTGFLVTIEYLFQMWGKQAGMFPGQKHSDLSLFLGLRVYEPSFWGIELGLRGKVMVIVACTLQYNIFRWLEKTPSSSLNKGKWEEPCPLFVSSEDAFINGPHPNEEDKLLSDSGTRSMKREVAASNSWPSFTSVLTQTPNSVSSKRGESEASSTRKFSFGYFWGGAKESHKWNKKRILTLRKERFETQKTLLKIYLKFWMENLFNLFGLEINMIVLLLASFALLNAISLLYTALLAACVLLNWHFIRKLWPMFVFLFATILILEYLALWKNMSLNQHNPSENNVRCHDCSRSSAQHFQYCGNCWLGLVVDDPRTLISYFAVFMLACFKLRADLLSSFSGSSTYRQMMSQRKNTFVLRDLSFETKSMWTFLDYLKLYCYCHLLDLVLVLILITGTLEYDILHLGYLAFALTFFRMRLEILKKKNKIFKFLRIYNFVLIILSLAYQSPFVGEFSAGKCETIDYIFEMIGFYKYDYGFRITARSALVEIIIFMLVSLQSYMFSSQEFDYVSRYLEAEQIGAVVCEQERKAAWKTAQLQHIRESEEKIRQRNMQVEKMKSEMLNLQTQLHSMNSIANCNTTSPDTEGLRRRNTPLTSNWESRTPDKGEGLIRKQEQIIKEELQFPLEVHEFPAVVHMDNLMGVVSPKDSVGSPPCEINEIELDVADSADFDSNRSIKAKENPLKSAVQLLGDGVSQVQSIGNQAVNNLVSFLNITPEDSDMNELSSAEDEAYDEMESQKKRYVSLDRSYSLQSDKSSDATSLQIGRIFRYIWSQMRSNNDVVCYCCFVLVFIWNFSLLSMVYLAALFLYALCVHTGPSSIFWIIMLIYTEMYILVQYLYQIIIQHCGLSIDSDLLQALGFPDPAHKITSSFVVNAVPLFLVYFFTLLQSSITAKDSEWMPSTDFISRRRDALYRKEVLVNYSWSKKAQELLQQMINMVKLIIRRFFRYWKSLTRGAESPPYFVQLSMDVNLWPEDGIQPEKIESGINQVLKIVHDERCKEKNPSDCPFASRVNIQSIERSQEKPNIALVVLEVVYASPLTGCASAEWYKSLTPAADVAKEIRKAQSLGLFEQLRFPYPLLSIIGGGKREIDLYAYIFGADLTVFFLVAIFYQSIIKHNSELLDVYQLEDQFPKEFVFILMIIFFLIVLDRIIYLCSFAVGKVIFYLFNLILFTYSVIEYAWNMEASHQRAGEFALRAIFLAKAVSLSLQAIQIRYGIPHKSTLYRQFLTSEVSRINYFGYRLYRALPFLYELRCVLDWSCTSTSLTMYDWLKLEDINASLYLVKCDAVLNRAKNKQGEKQTIMTKCCNGICLFFVLICVIWAPMLMYSSGNPTNIANPIKDASVQIDINTRGGKLTLYHTTLCEKIPWDVLDSDVNLGQGFLETYNTHDIQLICCQPDASVLWLVPGLVQTRFIHSLGWHMGMDIRFTWVLTRDRPKGKEVVKYENHVDPLDLPKPSDVISVLNGSTNSFRVKNIYPRYFRVTASGDVRPFEQEVYAVSADLVMNRADSEWWSFHNINASDIKGCEGLSGPMAIIVSEETPPQGILGDTLSKFSIWGLYITFVLAVGRFIRLQCSDLRMRIPFENLPSCDRLIAICEDIYSARAEGEHEVEEVLYWTLVKIYRSPHMLLEFTKPD from the exons ATGGATGTTATTGTGTCCTCGAGAGAAAGTAGCATGACAGAGCATCTACTGCCCTCAaaacattcatttttcataCGTGAATCAAG ATCTGGCGTGAGGCATTCAAATGTTTTGTTAAGgggagcagtttttcgaacaTTTAGCATCAACTTCTTCACTTATGGTTTTCCG GTCTCACTGTTTGCTCTTTCTTTTTGGAGCTTCCATTTTGCAAGTATATGTGCATTTGGACTTCTTGCTTATGTTGGCTATATTTTATATGCCTTCCCTTCTTTATTCCACTTGCACCGGTTAAATGGACTGCTGCTTGTCTTTATTCTCTTGTGGGCTGTTAGCACATATATCTTCAACGtagcattttctttcttgaatTGGAAGCTTTGGAAG GACATGGAAATCTGGGAGATGGTTGGGCTGTGGCATTATCCCATTCCTGGGTTCTTCCTGCTTGCTCAGTTCTGCCTTGGGGTTTTGGTTGCTTTAGGTAATCTCGTGAACAACTCTGTTTTTGTCTACTTGTCTGGTGAGGATGGGCGATCTTCCAGTGAAACCTCAACAGTAGAAG TGAGAGAAGAGACCAAGGTATTGATTGTGGCCACGATTGCCTGGGGATTGCGCAAATGTTCTCGGGCAATCATGCTTGCACTCATAGGCCTCCTTGCCATGAAGCCTGGTTTCATACATGCTATATATA TGATATTCTTTCTGATATATCTTTTAAGCCACAACGTCAGCAGAAAGATACGCGAGTCTTTGATTCTTCTATGTGAAGCTCATTTTGCACTCTTGTACCTTCTTCGGATTGATTTGATCTCTAATGCTTTGCGGCAAAAAGACTCTTTAAGTATGGAAATTCTATCACAGCTTG GTCTCTTGAATCATGACAGCTCCTGGGATTTCTTAGAAATAGCTTTGCTTGCTTGTTTCTGTGCAATTCACAACCATGGTTTTCAAACGCTATTTTCATTCTCGGCCATCGTGCAGCATACGTCTAGCCCTCCAGTTGGATTTAGCATATTAAAGGCTGGTCTGAACAAGTCAGTCCTCTTGTCAGTGTACTCAGCCTCAACTGCAAAATACAGTCATGATAATTCCTCTTAtg AGAGAAGGATAGCATCGTTCCTTAGTGCAATTGGGCAGAAGATTTTATCTATGTACCGATCATGCGGAACCTACATTGCTTTTCTCACTATTCTCCTCACAGTATACATGGTGAGACCCAATTATATATCATTTGGGTACATTTTCCTTCTGCTTGTGTGGATAATTGGAAGACAACTTGTTGAGAAATCAAAAAGACGCTTATGGtttccattaaaattatatgctaTCACGGTGTTTGTCTTCTCTTATAGCTTGAGCTGTTTCTCCAGCTTTGAGCTGTGGTTATCCAGGTTGATAGATCTGTATTTTTACTTGGATTACGATTCAGAAGCATCATTGCTGGAAAATGTTTGGGAATCTATAGCAGTCTTGATTGTGATGCAACTTTATAGCTATGAGAGGAGACAAAGCAGGCACTACAGGCAAGATGATCCCAATCTCTTGGATTCTGGGTTACTAGGTTTCATCAAACGGTTTCTAGTTTGTCACAGCCAGAAGATCTTGTTTTTGGCAGTGTTCTATGCCTCTTTATCTCCAATTAGTGCATTGGGTCTTGTTTATCTACTTGGACTTGTCATCTGTTCAACTTTACCTAAAGCTTCCCGGATCCCATCCAAATCATTCTTAGTTTACACAGGATTTCTAGTGACAATTGAGTATCTCTTTCAGATGTGGGGCAAGCAAGCCGGAATGTTTCCAGGGCAAAAGCACTCTGATTTGTCTCTTTTTTTGGGCTTGCGAGTATATGAGCCCAGTTTTTGGGGCATAGAATTGGGCTTGAGGGGAAAAGTGATGGTGATTGTTGCCTGTACTCTGCAGTACAATATCTTCCGTTGGTTGGAGAAGACTCCAAGTAGTAGTTTAAACAAAGGTAAGTGGGAAGAGCCTTGTCCATTGTTTGTGTCATCCGAAGATGCCTTTATTAATGGCCCCCATCCTAATGAGGAAGATAAGCTGTTGTCAGATTCAGGCACGCGCTCTATGAAACGAGAGGTGGCTGCAAGCAATTCTTGGCCTTCTTTCACTTCTGTTCTGACTCAAACACCTAATTCTGTGTCCTCTAAAAGAGGAGAGTCTGAGGCTAGTAGCactagaaaattttcatttggaTATTTCTGGGGAGGCGCCAAGGAGAGCCATAAGTGGAACAAGAAGCGGATCCTTACATTGAGAAAGGAGAGATTTGAAACACAAAAGACActcttgaaaatatatttgaagttttggatggaaaatttgtttaatcttTTTGGTCTCGAGATTAACATGATTGTGCTGCTTCTTGCCAGTTTTGCTCTGTTGAATGCCATTTCTTTGCTGTACACCGCACTGCTTGCTGCTTGTGTTCTTCTGAATTGGCATTTTATACGTAAATTGTGGCCTATGTTTGTCTTCTTATTTGCTACCATTCTAATCCTGGAGTACTTAGCCTTATGGAAGAATATGTCTCTAAATCAACATAATCCTAGTGAAAATAATGTACGTTGCCATGACTGCTCAAGAAGCTCAGCTCAACATTTCCAATACTGCGGGAATTGTTGGTTAG GACTAGTGGTTGATGATCCCCGGACGCTTATAAGCTATTTTGCAGTCTTCATGCTTGCTTGTTTCAAACTTCGTGCCGATCTATTGTCCAGCTTCTCTGGGTCCTCAACGTATCGTCAAATGATGTCCCAACGTAAAAACACATTTGTTTTGAGAGATCTTTCTTTTGAAACTAAAAGCATGTGGACCTTTCTCGACTATCTGAAGCTTTACTGTTATTGCCATCTACTGGACCTTGTGCTTGTACTGATTTTGATTACTGGTACCCTGGAGTATGACATTCTGCACCTTGGCTATCTTGCTTTTGCCCTTACATTCTTTCGGATGAGACTAGAAAtactaaagaaaaagaacaaaatattcAAGTTCTTGCGCATATACAATTTTGTCCTTATTATTCTTTCTCTTGCGTATCAATCTCCATTTGTAGGGGAATTCAGTGCAGGGAAGTGTGAGACAATAGACTATATCTTTGAGATGATTGGATTTTATAAGTATGACTATGGGTTTCGGATTACTGCAAGATCTGCACTTGTTgagattattatatttatgttgGTATCACTTCAGTCATATATGTTTTCCTCCCAGGAATTTGATTATGTCTCGCGATATCTTGAGGCAGAGCAAATTGGTGCCGTTGTGTGTGAACAAGAAAGGAAAGCTGCCTGGAAAACTGCACAATTACAACATATTCGTGAGTCTGAAGAGAAGATACGCCAACGTAACATGCAAGTGGAAAAGATGAAATCTGAGATGCTCAATTTGCAGACACAACTTCACAGCATGAACTCCATTGCTAATTGCAATACCACTTCACCGGACACTGAAGGCCTAAGAAGGAGGAATACTCCTCTTACTTCAAATTGGGAATCAAGGACCCCTGATAAAGGGGAAGGTTTAATTAGGAAGCAAGAGCAGATTATAAAAGAGGAATTACAATTTCCTTTGGAAGTTCATGAATTTCCTGCTGTTGTTCACATGGACAATCTAATGGGGGTGGTTTCTCCAAAGGATTCAGTGGGATCTCCTCCTTGTGAAATCAATGAGATTGAGCTAGATGTTGCGGATAGTGCAGACTTCGACTCAAATAGAAGTATCAAAGCCAAGGAAAATCCTTTAAAGTCTGCAGTACAACTACTAGGTGATGGAGTTTCCCAGGTACAGTCTATTGGAAATCAGGCAGTTAATAACCTTGTGAGCTTTTTGAACATCACTCCTGAAGATTCAGACATGAATGAGCTGTCCTCTGCTGAGGATGAGGCATATGATGAAATGGAGAGCCAGAAGAAGAGGTACGTGTCTCTGGATCGTTCATATTCTCTGCAATCTGACAAGAGTTCAGACGCTACGAGTTTGCAGATTGGAAGGATCTTCCGTTACATATGGTCCCAAATGCGGTCTAACAATGATGTTGTGTGTTACTGTTGCTTTGTGCTTGTGTTCATTTGGAACTTCAGTTTGCTTTCAATGGTGTATTTGGCAGCTCTCTTCTTGTATGCTCTATGTGTGCATACTGGCCCAAGTAGCATCTTCTGGATTATTATGCTAATTTACACGGAAATGTACATTTTAGTTCAGTATCTGTACCAAATTATCATCCAGCACTGCGGGTTAAGTATTGATTCAGACCTCCTCCAGGCATTAGGGTTCCCTGACCCTGCACATAAAATCACATCATCTTTTGTTGTCAATGCAGTGCCTCTTTTTCTGGTCTACTTTTTTACTCTCTTACAGAGCTCTATAACTGCAAAAGATAGTGAATGGATGCCCTCTACAGACTTCATTTCTCGCAGGAGGGATGCTCTCTACAGGAAAGAGGTTCTGGTGAATTATAGTTGGAGTAAGAAGGCACAAGAGCTGCTTcaacaaatgataaatatgGTGAAATTGATAATAAGAAGGTTCTTCAGGTACTGGAAATCACTGACACGGGGAGCAGAATCTCCTCCTTACTTTGTTCAGTTGTCCATGGATGTTAACTTGTGGCCAGAAGATGGGATTCAGCCAGAGAAGATCGAGTCTGGAATAAACCAAGTGCTTAAAATTGTTCATGATGAGCGATGCAAGGAAAAAAACCCTAGCGATTGCCCTTTCGCTAGTAGGGTTAACATTCAGAGCATTGAGAGAAGTCAGGAAAAACCAAACATTGCGTTGGTTGTTTTGGAGGTAGTGTATGCCTCACCTTTGACTGGATGTGCTTCAGCAGAATGGTACAAATCACTTACTCCCGCAGCTGATGTTGCAAAAGAAATTCGTAAAGCACAAAGTCTTGGGCTTTTTGAACAATTGAGATTTCCTTACCCACTACTCTCTATAATTGGGGGAGGCAAAAGAGAAATTGATCTTTATGCCTACATTTTTGGAGCTGATTTGACTGTGTTTTTTCTAGTTGCCATCTTTTACCAATCCATCATAAAACATAATAGTGAGCTTCTTGATGTTTATCAGCTTGAAGACCAGTTTCCCAAGGagtttgtatttatattaatg ATCATCTTCTTTCTGATTGTTCTTGATCGCATAATTTACCTTTGTTCATTCGCCGTAGGAAAAGTGATTTTCTACCTTTTCAACCTCATTCTCTTTACATATTCAGTCATTGAGTATGCTTGGAATATGGAGGCTTCACACCAACGTGCGGGAGAGTTTGCTCTTCGTGCAATATTTCTCGCAAAAGCGGTTTCTTTATCATTACAGGCAATACAGATTCGTTATGGGATTCCTCACAAAAGCACCTTGTATCGGCAGTTCTTGACAAGTGAAGTTTCacgaattaattattttggctATAGATTATACCGTGCCCTACCATTCCTATATGAGTTACGATGTGTACTTGATTGGTCATGCACATCCACATCTTTGACCATGTATGATTGGCTGAAG CTGGAGGACATAAATGCAAGTCTGTACCTTGTCAAATGCGATGCAGTGTTGAATAGAGCTAAGAACAAACAAGGAGAGAAGCAAACGATAATGACCAAATGTTGCAATGGGATATGTTTGTTCTTTGTGTTAATCTGCGTTATCTGGGCTCCGATGCTG ATGTATAGCAGTGGTAATCCAACGAACATTGCAAACCCCATAAAAGATGCAAGTGttcaaattgatattaatacaAGGGGTGGAAAGTTGACATTATATCATACTACTCTCTGTGAAAAAATCCCATGGGATGTGCTCGACTCTGATGTTAATCTTGGTCAAGGGTTTTTGGAGACATACAATACACATGATATTCAGTTGATATGCTGTCAACCAGATGCAAGTGTTTTGTGGCTTGTTCCTGGTTTAGTTCAGACCAGATTCATTCACTCCTTAGGCTGGCACATGGGCATGGATATTAGATTTACTTGGGTACTTACAAGAGATCGACCAAAAGGCAAGGAAGTAGTGAAATATGAAAATCATGTAGATCCTCTTGATCTTCCAAAACCATCAGATGTCATAAGTGTGCTTAATGGTTCTACTAACAGCTTCAgggtgaaaaatatttatccaaGATACTTCCGTGTCACTGCTTCTGGTGATGTCAGACCTTTTGAACAAGAG GTATATGCAGTTAGTGCGGATCTCGTTATGAATCGTGCTGATTCTGAGTGGTGGTCCTTCCATAATATCAATGCATCTGACATAAAAGGTTGTGAAGGTCTTTCAGGACCAATGGCGATTATAGTCTCTGAGGAAACACCACCAC AGGGTATTCTTGGTGACACTCTAAGCAAGTTCAGCATTTGGGGTCTCTACATAACCTTTGTGCTCGCGGTTGGTCGCTTTATCAGACTTCAGTGCTCCGACTTAAGAATGAGAATTCCTTTTGAGAACCTACCTTCTTGTGACAG GTTGATAGCCATATGTGAGGATATATACTCAGCTAGAGCAGAGGGTGAGCATGAAGTTGAGGAGGTCCTTTATTGGACCCTTGTAAAAATTTATCGGTCACCACACATGCTGCTCGAGTTCACAAAGCCAGACTAG